The DNA window ACTCTCATATGGATTGACATGACTTAGCGGAAATGCAGTCACATACATTTCGGTATCAGTGATCGGTATTTCCTTACCATCCTCAAGACTTACCATCTTATATTTGCTTAAACGGGGAGCTTCACCGGAATCGGTAAAGTTGGCCCAGCTTTCCCATGAGAAATATTTATCTGTAATGATTTTCCCTACGGTAGGAAGGGTATACACAGACTTTTTTGTATCATCTGGACTATTTAAGATCATTCCGCTTACATGATCGAGGTGTGCATGAGAAATCAGGTATCCCTTGATATTTTGTTGCATAACCTGCGATGCAGAGCTTTGTTTAAAATTTCCTTTCTGTATGGCTTTTTCAATTCCTGAACGTATCGTTCCGGCATCAAGCGCTATATAGTTTTCAGAATTTACCGGAGCAGCCATATAACTGGATAAATTACTTTCATCACCACCACCATAAGTTCCCAGTGGAATCACTTTAAAACTATTCTGTGCTGAACAAACAGCTACCGACAAAAAGATAGTCAGATTGAAGAAATATTTTATCATATAGAGTATCGTTGTATTGAGAATTGATCAATCAATGCAAGTACAAATTTAATTCAAAAATATACTTGTACAAAATTACAATCAACAGGAAAGCGGAGTATAAAACTATTAAAATTATGTTAAAGTTTGTATTGTCTCAATTCTTGGCACAATATTTCAATGTAAGAACACAACTCATGTTTAATTTGAGTTTTCATGGTTATTAGTTTTTATCCTCAACTTCGGTTGGGGATTTTTTTGTTTAAAAGAAAACCCTCCATTCAGAGGGTTCCAGTGGCTATAATATGATAAGATCTAAAAAAAGTGTCTCAAACAAAAGCTTCCCGGATCAAGGGGAAGCAATAAAATAATAAGTGATGCTTGATTATTAGTTTTCCCCTTAAAAGTAATAAGTATTTGTATATCAATTATATGATCGTAATCATAAAGATTTGTTTAACATTTTTAAACCAGATCCTATCAATTAGCTAAATAAAAAAGGAGCCTTTCTAAATTGAAAGACTCCTACGCTTATTATGAATTTTAAAGGTATTATAAACTTCCCAAAATAGGGAAGTAAATGTACAAAATGGAATGTAAATTTTTATTATATTGTAAATATAGTAATAAATTTTGATATTATTGTTAATAATAATCATATAATTCGTTATTGTAATTATTATTCTTAATAATAATTGATTATTTTTATATGTGGTATGTGGTTGTTTTTAGCGCTTTTAATGCATGAATTCCATGAAAATACAAGTTTTACTTGTGCCAATTTTTCGAAATGAAAATAGCAGAAATAAGAGAGCATATTAATAAAAAAAAATCATCCCGTTTCGGAGATGATTTTTTATTTATTTATTTATTTTCCTGATCCTATCTGTTGTTTCAGTTTATCGTTTTCCTCTTTTAAAAGAGCTATATAATCCTGTAAATTTTTTATGACTGAAATACTCACATCATTATTAAAATTGGTCACATTACCACCTCCTGAAGAACCTGGGCTATCATTAAAAACAGGGTTTTCAACAATTACTTTCGCTTCTTCCATTTCGTAAATTTCATCAACCTGGACTTCAAGGAAAGCAGCAATCTTTTCCCATTCATCTTTAAAGATTTTTACGTCACCGCTTTCCTTCCTGCTGTAATTAGATACATCCGTTGCAATGATATCAGCAATCTGCTGTTGCGTATAACCTTTTCTCTTTCTTAGCGAACGTAATTTTTCTTTTTGCATATCTGACATTTTTACAAATTTGCAAAAAAAAATGATAACTTCTATGGAAATGGGAAGGCATTTGGGAAGAGGTGCTTTTTTATTTATTCTTTTTTTAATTAAAGTTTCATGTTGTAAATTTATTCTGCATAATTTTTTCTAAAAAGGCGGTAAACAAGTTTGAATTCTTCCGAAAAAAATTATTACATTATTCACAAAAACAAAAATGAAATTATTTGCTTTTTTATTTTTCTTATCTCATTTTGTTTATTGTCAATCTAATAGATTTGTGTATGAATATAAGTCTGTTAAAGACACTATAAAAAATGATACAACAAAAGCAGTAATGTATCTGGATGTATATAAGGAAGGCTCTATTTTTTATGATGTCCAAAATTTTAAAAATGATTCAATTGCATCAATACAAGGTGAAAAATTAAGTAGTTTTGAAAACAGGGTTTATAAAAAATATCCAAACTATGATGTTTCTCTAATTGTCTCGTTGTATAGTGATATTTATATAGTTTCTGATTTAAGAAAAATGGATTGGAAAATTTCTTCAGAAAAGAAGGAAATTAATAAATTCTCTACCCAAAAAGCTACTTTACACTTTGCCGGAAGAATATGGACAGCTTGGTTTTCTACGGATATTCCTATATCTGATGGCCCTTATAAATTTCATGGTTTGCCCGGTCTTGTTTTAAAAATAGAGGATAATACCCATACACATAGTTTTGGATTAGTTGCTATTGAAAAATTAAATCGTATTTTAAGTTACAAAACAAGCAGTAAAAAAATGCTATCCATTGATCATGAAAAGTATAGAAAATTATATAAAGAATATCGAGGAAATCCCAGCAAAAACTTGATGGGTCTAGATATTATAGAGACTCAGGATGGAAAAAGCAACAGTGAATTTAAGAGAAATATGGAAAAATATTACAAGAATAGAACTAAAAATAATAATAATCTTTTAGAGGTTGATTTATTGAAAACTAAATAAATATTAAAAGTGTAAATTACTTTTGTTGTTTGATTTAAGGGTGTAGATTTTCGTAATCATATTTTGTATATTAAATCTATAGTTGGAGAATAATTCTTATATTTAATACCTAATTAAAATAAAAACAATGAATAATTTCAAAAAAATTTCCAGAGAAGGACTAAAACAAGTTAAAGGTGGCGGAGGCATAGATGGTGTTTGCAAACCTCACTTCAAGCTTATTTGCGAAGCCACGGGTATTTGCGGACCAGAACCAGACGCTGCTTGTAATTGCTATTGCGTTCCAATATAATAAATACAATCCCTCAATCTGAGGGATTTTTCATATAAAAAAGGAGCCTTTCGAAATTGAAAGACTCCAGGGGCTGTAAAATGTATAAGTTGCAAAAATTATTCAAATAAAAGCTTCCCAAAAGAGGGAAGCACTACGATTGTAAAAAACGATGAATTATTATTAGACTGGTTTTCTAAATCAAATTTAGCAACAGATTTTAAATTTATTTATGATCGTAATCATAAAGTATTGATTTGGAATGTTTTCAACTTCAAGCCTGTAAAAAATATCAACTGATCTGGCCACGAACCTCTTTGTAATTTTCTGTAAATAGAACCGAATCAACTTTCATTTCTAAAAGCGATAAAATTTTATTGAACTCTGGTTTAAGGTAAACACTCATATTGAGTTCCAGCTTCCCGCCAGAGTAATATATCGTTGCTGATGGTGTTTTAAATTTTCCTAGCCTAATCATATCTATTTGTGTAATGTCACTCCACAAAAAAGAATGTTTCTTCAGACCACCAACAAAACGTACACTGTCATTCGAAATAATAAGTTTTACCCGGGTATAGATAAACATTGAAACGGCAATTAGAAAAATAAAAGCGGCTAAAAAGATAATCCATCCAGCATTTTTTATTTTGAGCACATACCCTCCCAATATTAACATTAAAAGGCTTACAATGCGGTATATAGTTTTTTGCCATCGGGGTGCAGAAAAAACTTCTTCTTTAAGTATTGGTTGCATTATTTAAAAATATAAAAAACAGGTAATAGTGC is part of the Chryseobacterium paludis genome and encodes:
- a CDS encoding MBL fold metallo-hydrolase, which gives rise to MIKYFFNLTIFLSVAVCSAQNSFKVIPLGTYGGGDESNLSSYMAAPVNSENYIALDAGTIRSGIEKAIQKGNFKQSSASQVMQQNIKGYLISHAHLDHVSGMILNSPDDTKKSVYTLPTVGKIITDKYFSWESWANFTDSGEAPRLSKYKMVSLEDGKEIPITDTEMYVTAFPLSHVNPYESTAFLVRHDGDYLLYLGDTGSDLIEKSNKLENLWKQIAPYINEQKLKGILIEVSFPNEQPDKSLFGHLTPKLLEQELNTLNRFCKPGKLHHVPVIITHLKPVGDHIEKIKKQLKEKNALGIKYIFPVQGEKITL
- a CDS encoding helix-turn-helix domain-containing protein, with the translated sequence MQKEKLRSLRKRKGYTQQQIADIIATDVSNYSRKESGDVKIFKDEWEKIAAFLEVQVDEIYEMEEAKVIVENPVFNDSPGSSGGGNVTNFNNDVSISVIKNLQDYIALLKEENDKLKQQIGSGK
- a CDS encoding GLPGLI family protein; its protein translation is MKLFAFLFFLSHFVYCQSNRFVYEYKSVKDTIKNDTTKAVMYLDVYKEGSIFYDVQNFKNDSIASIQGEKLSSFENRVYKKYPNYDVSLIVSLYSDIYIVSDLRKMDWKISSEKKEINKFSTQKATLHFAGRIWTAWFSTDIPISDGPYKFHGLPGLVLKIEDNTHTHSFGLVAIEKLNRILSYKTSSKKMLSIDHEKYRKLYKEYRGNPSKNLMGLDIIETQDGKSNSEFKRNMEKYYKNRTKNNNNLLEVDLLKTK
- a CDS encoding bacteriocin-like protein → MNNFKKISREGLKQVKGGGGIDGVCKPHFKLICEATGICGPEPDAACNCYCVPI